AGCGAGTCCGGCAAACGGTTGCGCTCACTGGCCTCGGCCAGGAACCGCAGCAACGGGGTACGCGTGGGCACGGTATCCGCGCCTTGTGCAACCACACGACTGGAGCTGATGCACAGCGCCGCGACCATCAGCGCCGCGGCAGACACTCGGGGGGCAAGAGCGATCGGCATATGCGGGCTAGTACGCTGGAGGCCGGACAGAAGTTGCATACGGTCCCTGTTACAAACCGCCAACGGCCACGCGTGCGTGGGGAGGCGGTCAGGCCTTCTTGAGCAGGGCCACGTACTCCTCCGCCGCTGTCCAGTCATGCATGGCCTGCTCCAGTTCATCGCGCGCACTGTCGAGCTGCTTCCCGAGGGCCGTGGCCTTCTGCACACCGGCGGGAGTGTCGTACAGCGACGGGTCGTCGAGCTGGCCTTCCAACTCGGTCACCCGCTGCTCGAGTGTGGTGACACGCAGCTCCGCATCGGCCAAGGTCTTCTCGGCGGCCCGCAGCAACTTTCTGGTATCGCCTGAGGTGGCCGCCTTGTGCGACTGTCGCTCACGTTCCTTCTCGCGTTCGCGCTGACGCGCGGCCAGCTCGGCGTCCTTCTGGGCCTCCGCGCGCGCCTGCTGTTCCTCGCGCTTCGCGCGCTCGGCACGCATCTCTTCCCACTCCACGAACGAGCCGTTGAACACCTGCAACTGCTGATCGCGCAGTTCCCACACCTGCGTCGCCAATCCGCGCAGCACGGCGCGGTCGTGACTCACGATCAGCACACTGCCGTCGAACTCGCTGACGGCGTCTTCGAGCACCTCAATGCTCTCGACATCGAGATGATTGGTGGGCTCGTCGAGAATGAGCAGATTGTTGGTGCTGAGTGTCAGCAGCGCCATGGCCACGCGCGCGCGTTCACCACCCGAGAGCGTGCCCACGGTGCGTTGCACCTCGTCGCCGCTGAAACCGAAGCGGCCCAGATGCCCCTGCACGAGACGACGTTCCCAGAGCGGACGCTGCGTGGCGATGGCCTCGTAGATGGTGCTGTCCAGCGGCAGATGCGCCAAGTCCTGACGGTAGTACGCCACCGAGGTGCTGGGGCCGATTTTCACGTCGCCCGAAAGCGGCGCGTGTTCACCCAGCAGCGTTTTGATCAGCGTACTCTTGCCTGCACCATTGGGACCCACCAGCGCAATCATCTCGCCGCGCTCAAGCACCACATTCACGTCGCGCACCAGGGTGCGCGGTCCTTCGGGTGTGGGCACGCCCACCGTCACGTGCCGTGCTTCCACCACGCGGTCGCCGCTGCGAGTGCCGGCGTTGAGACGCAGCGCCATCACGCCTTCCTCGCCAATGGGCGCTGAGAGGCGCGGCATGCGCTCGAGTCGCTTGCGCCGCCCCTTGGCCTGCGCCGTATTCTGGCCCGCAATGTTGCGCGCGATGTAGTCCGACTCGGCCGCGATGACCTTCTGCTGCTTCTCGAACTGGCGCTGCTGCGTCAGACGGCGCTCCTCGCGCTGCTGCACGAACGACGCATAGCCGCCCGTGTACGCAAAGGCCGTCCCGCCCTCGAAGTGCAGCACGTGATTGGCCATGGCGTTCAGAAACGCACGATCGTGACTGATGCACAGCACCGTGCGATCGGTGGTGGCGAGATACTGCTCCAGCCAGGCCGTCGTTTCGAGATCGAGATGGTTGGTGGGTTCGTCGAGGACCAGCAGCTCGGCCGGTGTGGCCAACTGACGCGCCAGCGCCACGCGTCCGCGCTCTCCACCGCTCAGCGTACCGATGCGCGTGACCTTGGCCATGGCCGGATCGAACCCCACCCCCATGAGCACACTGTCCACGCGTGACGCCATTTCGTAGCCACCGTCGCGTTCGAAGCGCTCGAGATCGCGGCCGTACTTCTCCATGGCCGCTTCGCTGTGATCGTGCTCGAGGCTCGCCGCCTGCTGCGCCAGTGACTGCTCGAGCTTGCGCAGCTCACCGAAGGCATCGGCCACGATGTCCCAGAGCGACTGATCGTCCGGGAAGCGGCGGTGCTGATCCATGAGCGCCACGCGCAGGCCGGGCATGCGCGCGACGGACCCCTTGGTGGGCTGCAGCTCGCCCGTGAGCAGACGCATGAGTGTGGTCTTGCCCGTGCCATTGCGCCCTACGATGGCCCAGCGATCGCCGGGGGCCACCGTGAAGGAGATGTCGCGGAAAATTTCCGTGGCGCCAAACTCCACGCCCACGTTGCCCATCGAAATCAGCGTCATGCGTACGTCATGCCTGCGTCACGAGTCTGCCGGAGGTGAACCCGGTAGTGTACTCGGCTCGGCCTCGCGGCGCAGGTCACGCGACGCGCGCAGGTCACGGTCCCCGCGTTCGTGACCCCAGCCGCGCAGCGCGCGCCACCAGGCGAGTGCTACGTCGCCCGTGCGCAAACCCCAGGTCAGCAACAGCGCCGCCGTGACGGCGCCGTGTGGCCAGGGCAGCGTGAACAACAGTGCGATGGTCAGCGCCGCGTACCATGCCGCCACCACAAAGAGCCCCGGCACCATGGCCCGGGCCGCACGCTCCGCCTGGTCGCGGCTGATGCGCCGGGCGAGCCCCAGCACCATGGCCCACACGGGCCCGTTGATGACCCAACCGACGACGGCGAACGGGGTTTGCAGCACCAGGCTCACCAGCGCGGGCCGAGGCCGGGGAAACTCGGCACTGCCCGCGCTGTCGGGCGCTACGGACAGCAGGGCCTCCCGCAGCCGGTCGGTGAGCCGACCCGGGCTGATCTCATCCGCGTGCTGTGCATCGAGCCACCTGCGCAGGGAGAATGGCGCCCCAATGCGCACCAGCAGGTCACTGCCCGGTGTGGCCGGGTCGCTGTAGTGCAGACCAAACGGCACAACACTCACGTCTCGTGTTGCGCCACCATCAGCATAGTCCAGCAGCATTTTTGCAACACCTGTACGCAAACGACCCAGCGCAGGGCCAGTGTGCACGCCGCCCTCGGGAAACGCCCCCACCACCTGCCCGGCGTCGAAGGCCCTGGCCACAG
The sequence above is a segment of the Gemmatimonas sp. UBA7669 genome. Coding sequences within it:
- a CDS encoding 1-acyl-sn-glycerol-3-phosphate acyltransferase, coding for MFRPFMLWVARRALRWYYREVRWEGRERIPATGPVLLIGNHPNDLPDVLAGYFTTPRPVRYLATVSVWSDWTARKTYEALDVIPVVRVRDARRLRDSGLDLAQINAAAAQAVARAFDAGQVVGAFPEGGVHTGPALGRLRTGVAKMLLDYADGGATRDVSVVPFGLHYSDPATPGSDLLVRIGAPFSLRRWLDAQHADEISPGRLTDRLREALLSVAPDSAGSAEFPRPRPALVSLVLQTPFAVVGWVINGPVWAMVLGLARRISRDQAERAARAMVPGLFVVAAWYAALTIALLFTLPWPHGAVTAALLLTWGLRTGDVALAWWRALRGWGHERGDRDLRASRDLRREAEPSTLPGSPPADS
- a CDS encoding ABC-F family ATP-binding cassette domain-containing protein, which encodes MTLISMGNVGVEFGATEIFRDISFTVAPGDRWAIVGRNGTGKTTLMRLLTGELQPTKGSVARMPGLRVALMDQHRRFPDDQSLWDIVADAFGELRKLEQSLAQQAASLEHDHSEAAMEKYGRDLERFERDGGYEMASRVDSVLMGVGFDPAMAKVTRIGTLSGGERGRVALARQLATPAELLVLDEPTNHLDLETTAWLEQYLATTDRTVLCISHDRAFLNAMANHVLHFEGGTAFAYTGGYASFVQQREERRLTQQRQFEKQQKVIAAESDYIARNIAGQNTAQAKGRRKRLERMPRLSAPIGEEGVMALRLNAGTRSGDRVVEARHVTVGVPTPEGPRTLVRDVNVVLERGEMIALVGPNGAGKSTLIKTLLGEHAPLSGDVKIGPSTSVAYYRQDLAHLPLDSTIYEAIATQRPLWERRLVQGHLGRFGFSGDEVQRTVGTLSGGERARVAMALLTLSTNNLLILDEPTNHLDVESIEVLEDAVSEFDGSVLIVSHDRAVLRGLATQVWELRDQQLQVFNGSFVEWEEMRAERAKREEQQARAEAQKDAELAARQREREKERERQSHKAATSGDTRKLLRAAEKTLADAELRVTTLEQRVTELEGQLDDPSLYDTPAGVQKATALGKQLDSARDELEQAMHDWTAAEEYVALLKKA